The Trueperaceae bacterium DNA segment CCGTCGGTCACCATGACGATCTGCTTCATGTCCTTGTTCTGTTGCCGGAGCAGCTTCTGCGCGAGCCGCAAGCCTTCGGCCGTGTTCGTATGGTAGGGACCGACCTGGGCCTGGGCCAGACGCCCGAGCGGGACCTCCTCGGCCGAGTTGTGGAAGAGGACGAAGCGGATGGTGTCCCCCCGGTACTGGGTCCTGATCAGATGGGCAAGCGCCAGGGCTACCTGCTTGGCCGGAGTGAAACGATCCTCCCCGTAGAGGATCATCGAGTGCGAGCAATCGAGCAGAACTATGGTCGCTGCAGAGGAGTCGTAGTCAGACTGCATGACCTCGAGGTCACCGTAATCGATCGACAGCCGACCACCCTCTATGCCGTGGCTCGCTGCATTGGAGAGCGTCTTGGAAAGGTCGAGGTTGAGAGTGTCTCCGAACTCGTACGGCCGGCTTTCGGCCTCCGCGGTGATTCCGGTCGTCTGGAAGTTGGTCTCGTGGGAGCCCACGCTGCTGCGACCCGCTCCGCCCAGCACGTCCTTGAGCGTGCGGTAGCCGAGGAAGTCTATCGCCTTGTTGGTCAGCTCGAAGCGCGCATCCCCGGGATCCGAGTCGGGGCCGACACCGCCCTGGTTGCCCGGTGATCCGGGTTCCCGCTCGCCGTCGCCTTCGCCGCTCTCTGGCCTGAGATAGCCCTCCCTCTCGAGCCGCTGGGCCAGCTCCTTCACCACCTCGCCGAGTTCGGTATCCATCCACTCCTCGGCATTCATCGCGTTCTCCACCATTTCCTCGGAGACGAGCTCGTTGTTGACCAGGGCCTCGGCGATGGCGTCATAGAGGTCCTGCATCGTCTGCCGGTACTCAGGGTCGGGATCCCAGGGGTTGCGATTG contains these protein-coding regions:
- a CDS encoding VWA domain-containing protein, giving the protein MPTTRYSKYEATLDDLAMSDLMKMIQDRLLDSGFNRNPWDPDPEYRQTMQDLYDAIAEALVNNELVSEEMVENAMNAEEWMDTELGEVVKELAQRLEREGYLRPESGEGDGEREPGSPGNQGGVGPDSDPGDARFELTNKAIDFLGYRTLKDVLGGAGRSSVGSHETNFQTTGITAEAESRPYEFGDTLNLDLSKTLSNAASHGIEGGRLSIDYGDLEVMQSDYDSSAATIVLLDCSHSMILYGEDRFTPAKQVALALAHLIRTQYRGDTIRFVLFHNSAEEVPLGRLAQAQVGPYHTNTAEGLRLAQKLLRQQNKDMKQIVMVTDGKPSAITLPNGRVYKNAYGLDPMVLGETLREVGNCRRQGIQINTFMLARDPELIAFVQRVSAMTRGKAYFTTPRTIGQYVLQDFQRRRTKTVN